ttccaATTGCTGATTGGCTGTCTGAGAAAATTTGGATGGATTCAGtgttttttctgttgtttgGAATTATAAGAAAATCTATTACTAGCTTGATAGCTACTAATTCCCCTAATAAAATAGATCCTCTATTGGAAACTGGCTGGGTTAACTCCACATGTTCTGTGctgtttgatattaaaatagCTGCCCCAGCACCACATGGACCTGGATTTCCTTTGCAGGAGCCATCAGTGAAAGCtaatgttgtattatttttaagttgatgtattttttccaaaataatatttttcccCTGAAATGCTTGTTCCTCTGATCTAGACTTTGAACTTCCGAGATTTTTCCAATACTCTGGTGGTGATTTTGAGGCTGCTAACCCTCGgaattcaaattgagactctatACAGTCAGAATCAATCTCTGTTGACCTTTTCATGTCTTCAGCCTGTAATACCATTCTTCCAATTGGTGAGATTATTTTTTCaggttcatttatattttttcaatcttcaaaaatttgtttaataggcaaaattgtgatttgtcagagcaaggatttgtatagttaagacgagatgttcaaacaggtaaagcagagatgatttacattcttgttttgatcttcgtaataattaagtaagaaaatgacgttatcgttatgcgttacatttcacacgaaacagaagtccaattatttattaaaattgtttttgtctttaagttctaatcatttccggtcatatgtgaaacatgtgactaacatgtgatcacGCCATTACGGCCGTatgtacgaaatactaggtctaaacattgtttttgtttccaacgggatgttagcaaacataatctgtagacatgtttcgtcttgtttaaaagaggaaaatataattttcaaagagattgcgccgggggtctattatttttcctatgtgcataatgttacatacgatcttgtgtgaaaataaatgcccaatgacttgacaaaatcgatttcagatTTGACAGACGTTTAAACACACTACGTTTCCCAATAACAATGTAAAGGGTCCTTGGAAAattcaatcgaaattacgtctcttatcataGTGCCGATCttcgttggattgattttgcttcagcagtaaatattactggatattttaggtgaataaagataattaaatgaaaaatgcatgttaatatacggttacacttggaatgtacaaagttggtaactttgtcacaatttataattatttttttctattcatgttctgcaaacacttttcagaaacgcaataaacttgtcaaaggaaaagtaaacttttaccaggcatgacttgaaaggaagtactttattgattttagcccactaaagtaggttaaaatgtggaaaccatgtagattgtgtacaggtcacaaatatcacatggtgcctattttaaagattttaattcaaagttaaaagtttttttctttactggatttaaagaattttacattgccaatgatttggaataaattttatatacatgatataactggaatttcaaaaccaaatataaatatttttttttggccaaaacatcaagatacaacgattatggtatcctgtatcaatgaagaaaatatggaaaattctgaataaattgtactaattgttttcaaaacaagcacatatttaggagttttataatactgttacatttaagatggattttaagaaaaagtatactgttcagattattttaagcagattttgcaataaaataaaactaaaaaaatgctttcggtttcttatggatgtatggtttcctgtcacttttaaaaaaaactttaatataacattgaaaatagattttaaatattaacatgaagcaagtaacactagtaatggtgtttatttatgccttttgaattatattgtgcaaaataaagaaaataaagattggtttcctgtttggtttcctGTCGTgaaacggtgaatcaaaatgtattaattttttctcgaaaaactcaattgttccattcatactattctaacaccaacacaacccacaaaataaaagttaaaattttagaacttataaaaaaggatacaaaaagaaaccaaaggccgaataccaaattatggtccatattcATGACTTGATAGATAAGATCAGCACATGTAGCCATAAACTGTAGCCATAAACTGAGAGTTGTAGATTTGTAGCATAACTGGTAGTTTTGAGAATATAGAATAGATACAAAAATAGggtttttaataataataatctgaGCAAGTAAAACACCGatttatcaatatacaaatattataaaattataaaaatagataaTCAATTTCAGCTGTACtacatataaattttattataaaatgatataagCAAAAAATTTCTAATACAGAGAATCAGCATGTGCCATGCTGACATAATTTTCCTGTTTGCATGATTCAGGAGTTAATATTGCTTTTCAGACAGCTGGGCcattattgaaaaaatgtatcaGCCCAGTTTGGGaataaaagaattgaaaatCAATAGATGTCAGATGGTTTTCTTTAAGATGGATAATTTTTAAGTTAATACAATAAAACTTGTgtatagatatacatgtaagttaaagtggtttgagtgccaatgtgacaactatccatccaagtcacaatttgtaaaagttaatcattatcatgattataggtcaaagtatgacCTTCAACATCATGACCACGGAGCCTTgcattggctcacacagaacagcaaTGCAAGCTGCAAAGGGCctaaaaaattactagtgtaaaaaaattaaaccattcaaacaggaaaacagatggtctaatctatataaaataagaaacaagaaaaacatttatgaaccacatcaaaaaacaacaaccactgaacatcagactCCTGACATGCCTGACTGGACAGCTGTAAGCAAAAGCAGtgggtttaaatgtttttataggGAGCCAACCTTCACCATAACcttgtgtatttatttatattactatCCAACATGTGTCCAAGGTTGCACTagccttttaaaaaaatggataaatGAACATAtcagtttataaaaaagaagatgtggtatgattgccaatgagataactatccacaaaagaccaaaatgacacaaactttaacaataataggtcaccgtacggccttcaacaatgagcaaaacccataccgcatatagtcagctataaaaggccccgataagacaatgtaaaacaattcaagggagaaaactaacggccttatttatgtaaaaaaatgaacgaaaaacaaatatgtaacacataaacaaacgacaaccactgaattacaggctcctgacttagcaTGTTTAGTTTTGATTGCGACATTCAGGATTGTTTTATTGGATGAACTTTCCTCCATGGTCCATCTTTAATCCATGGAGCTCCATGTACTAGTACACTTTccaacaaagaaaataatttgatttcagtattgtaattttaaaactagattcAGACTTACAGAAGTGAGTTACAATGAAGTCCAGACGCCAAACACACATCAATGATATACATacaatacacatgatacaactgacttaacaatattgtatattttattttgtagaatatCATGTCTACTGCAGAAATTCAAGATTATTTAAAGACAGCTACAGGGGTAGCCAAGGAGGCAGGGGAGGTAATTATAAACTAAAACAATgtcattgatcatgttgataatctatatattcacattttttaattggattaaaaacctatgatgaatttaaaaactaatttataaggtaaaaataaattacaaaactttCCTATAGTgctaaatttgttttgattagTTTCTTGATTTTGCAAttcagtacattttgtatgttgaAATGATGGTATACACATGGTATAATTATGATCCGCAACTTGACTCAAATGTACAAATGAATATAACATTCTctaaaatgtttacaatttaaGACGACTAATGTGTTGAATTGATACTTTTTGGTCTCACAATTTACACTGCATTGTTATTTATCTTTTCCCTGCCAAAATATTCCAATTGAATACTTCAATAGTCTTCTAAGATATATATGTTGTTGAATAGAAATAATAGGATACCAACTCCcccaaaatgtgaaaaaaaaacagaaaaattaatttactGTTACATAAAGAAAAATTGCATCAAGTTatatagaaaattcaataaaatgaaaatagaaagaCAGACAactacaacaaaaaataaaaaagtttacaaataaaaaaataaataaaaaaaacatgctaagtgttttgttgaatattagcagtaaatataaaaaagaagatgtggtatgattgccaatgtgacaactctccacaaggtaccaaataacacaaaaattaacaactataggtaaccataCAGCCTTAatcaatgagcaaagaccatatcgcatagtcaacTCTAAAAGGacaaatgacaatgtaaaacaattgaaacgagaaaaactaatGACCTTATTTATGTACCAAATACGAAagaaaaacaagtatgtaacacattaataaaccacaaccactaaattacaggctcatcacttgagacaggcacatacatacagattgtggcagggttaaacatgttaatgggaTTCCAACATGTCCAACCCTCCATTAACctaggacagtggtgtaactatgcaacataagaacaaactttaaaaattagttgaaaaaggcttaaacATCccatcagatggataaaaatacatattCTATAAATACAAGTGGACTTGGccaggtacttgtacatccaaacaacaaaaagacaataagTACAGATCAGAGATTACTCTCAGTTACTGATAGATTAGTCATTAAACTGTCATTTGAATTCTGGTAGCATCATTGGCTGCTGACATGACCTGTTTGGATTGATATTCATATTAGTATATATCTCATTATTTAGTTGGACAAGGCTTGTTGTATTTTAAACATTGAGATTGATAATACATGGGTATGACTCAATGATCAGACATTCATTGTCAGAATTTACCCAAGATTTATATTCCAGGTAGTTAGAGAGGCCTTTTACAAAGAGAAATCATTACAAACTAAAAGTAATTACGCTGACCTAGTGACAGAAACAGATCAGGCCGTAGAGAAACAGATAATTAACTCATTGAAAGAAAAGTATCCAACTCACAAGTAAGGATAATAATCATTATGAGGCGACATATCTCAGTTTAACATTAGAAGAATGAAGTCCCATGTCCCATTTGCTTTTAACACACACAAATacattactgtggattcattatttttcatgggtaccaattttcttggatttaggaaaattttcattttgctggatatttgatttcgtagTTTTGCTGAAGACTGCATACATTTCTATATAACATTTGTAATTCGTTCCACAATGAAATTAGTGGTTCCTAGGTAACGATGAAATCCATAAAAAGTGATATCTAATGAAGCCACAGTAGTCTGCACCGTTAGCCACTAGTCTAATAGATGCTCCTGATCCAGACGAGTAAAGTTTTATTCAGACTAGtaaatatttgcaaaacttTCTTATGACACATAAGGAAAAGGTGAACATATCCTTCTTCAGAATAgtttttggaataatttggGGCAGACTAATACATCACTGTGTATGTTGTGAGAGAGTCAGAAACCtggatatttatataaattttaaattccaAGATAAAGTGCTTCAGTGTtgatttagaataaaaataatttacaaaggaACTGATATCAATCTCCATATATGCATTTATTGATCTTAATTCAGATCCTGTGTTTCCAAgcttttcttaaaaaaagaactaaaaagcaacaaacaaatggaagtttttaacgaccttgactggctgaAAAGCTTTATTCTACTTCATGTTTTAAAAGACCACTTGGGATTGTCTGGTTTTGTTGGAATAATACACACTTTCAAACATTtgaaggctgaaatttcattggTTGATGAAATAATTAATACCAAAACAGAATGTAAAATAGAGTGTTGTCAGATCCTTAGCTTGTAATCAAAGCTTATCACAGGAATTGTATTTAAATCTGAATGAATTTTTGGTAACTTTTAGTAAAATAATGAACACTATTTATAATCCCTGGTGTAGATCACATTGTCAATATCTAAAGAAGACTGCTTCATCTTTAGCCATATCAAATCATTTTGAAGTTTTGATTgaggaacattttatatgtttgtttcaTATTCGTCATTAAACTACTCAATATGCATGAATTATTTTCCACTGGAAGTAAACAGCCTATGGTATATTAGCCCttcattttatagatttattggTGAGGAATCAGTAGCAGATGGTCATAAAACAGAATGGACAGATGACCCTACATGGATCATTGACCCCATAGATGGAACAACGAACTTTGTACATCAAATACCACATACATGTGTGTGTATAGGACTATCTATTAAAAAGCAGGTATGACCTTGATTCCTGACCTTTGTACATCAAATACCACATAAATGGGTGTGTAAAAAAACCGCTATTAAAAAACCGGTACGACCTTGAACAACTAGCTTTGTACAATAAATACCACAGACATTTGTGTCTATAAGACTCTATAAAAAAACAGGAACAACCTTGAACAACAAACTTTGTACATCAAATGCCACATACATGTGAATGATAGAACTCCCTATTAAAAACAGGTACGACCTTGAACAACAAACTTTGTACATCAAATGACACATTCATGTGAGTGTATAGAACTCCCTATTAAAAACAGGAACGACCTTGAACAACAAACTTTGTACATCAAATGACACATGCATGTGAGTGTATAGAACTCCTTATTAAAAAACAGGTACGACCTTGAACAACAAACTTTGTACATCAAATGCCACATGCATTTGAGTGTATAGAACTCCCTATTAAAAAACAGGTACGACCTTGAACAACAAACTTTGTACATCAAATGCCATATGCATGTGAGTGTATAGAAGTCCCTATTAAAAAACATGTGCAACCATATACATCAATTCTTAAAATCAATAGAACTAAATGTTCAATCAAGGTACTGTTGAGGGAAaagcatattttaaataaaaagctGTTTTAAGTTTGCAAATACACCACAAGTTGCACAagagaaatttttaaaacaaatttgatatttatgggtacttattttaaaatattgagtaAAACTTGTATTGCACGGTTATTTGATATCATGGATATAAGTCTACATTCAAGCTAATAGAAActattacttttaaatttgtggttcaaagatactaaaaaaatgtctgaaaatAGGTATCctttgaataataatgaatactTCAATTTCTCTAATGCTTACATTTACAAGAGTGCAGCTAAttctttgaaattaatttacattttagaaCTGTTCAATTCATGATAATTATTATTTCTATACATTGTACTTTAGATGGTAGTTGGTGTGGTTTATGCCccgattttaaatgaaatgtataCAGGAGCTAAAGGACTGGGAGCCTTCTGTAATGGGGAACGGATATCTACTTCTCAACAAAATGGTAACTATGTCGGAAATAACAAAATCcatataaaaatttgtttaaccCTAGAACACAAGTACTCACCAAATCGAGGAGGACCAAAGTCCTTAAACCTGCTATTGTTTTATAGATTTCATTGTAAGCTACTTTACTAAATATCAGTTTAAAGATAGATGTAAAGGAGTTATGGATaagtttcaattttatcatttgatgcACAAATTTAAAGTTGATATCAATAGTTTatgcatttaattattttgcaaAGGTAtagaaatgttttgttattttaatgcaTTCATGACATTTATTTCATTGGAATGTTACAAATGAGTaggatttttatttatatgccCTTCAATGATTGATACATTATAATATCCATGGGTTTATCAGAGTACAAGTTCTAGAGTAATGAAATAGAAATCTTCAATTCCCTGCTTTTCATATTGTGCAATGGAtattaaatatgcaaatatacTTTCACAGAGTCACATGATTTTTTGGACAATGtcacaaatattgaaattaagcACTCCTCAAATTTTCAGCTCAATGGTTAGTTGTATGAGAATTATTGgacataaatcataaaaaactaggcaatttttatttgtcttacAAAAGCTCAAGTTTGCATTCATGAATATGATTTGAAAATTAACATGATAATAGGTtttataaagacaatataaaaaagaagatatggtatgattgccgatgagacaactatccacaaaagaccaaaatgacacagacattaacaactataggtcactgtacggccttcaacaacttTTAATCTTAAAGATTTTCTGACATCTGTAGTCATTTTAGAGTTGTAGGACTTTGACTATcaataaatactgtaaattcagaaattattgtgtgcatttattattgcgatttgtcattttagactcaaatgggattttaattttttgtgataatGAGAAAAATCCTAAgtaattcatttttgaaaattcaaaatgcaagtttagaTTATTGCTTTTATTACCCACATTTTTtgcaattataaaaacatcgcaatgaTTTCAGACTTTACAGAAAGTATATTTACATACTTCTTTGATAAAGTTCTAAATTAGAGACATGTGGTTCTTACTTGCTTTAAAAACATAGAAAGTTCTAAGCGTCACATGAAAAAACAATCCTAGGTGACACATTGGTCATGGTAAAACAGTCCTGGTTGTCACATGGGTCATGGTGAAATGCTTCTAGTTGTCACATGAGGAAATTTACTTTTAGATACTTATGATTGTTGATTTTAACCATGTTATTAATTTCATCTCAATTTCTCAACCTTTTCAAATATCAAGATGCTTGAAAAAGTTACCTTTCCTATTGGCTCAACCATACCACTCATTAAGTAGTTAATACTCCACCCTACAGACAAGTTGTCAAATGTGATGCTATCCAAAATTTTTGGGGAGAACACTCAACAATCTTCAGCAAATTAAGCTTGAAATTGTCACACGTAAAGAATAAGACACCTGTTGAATTTTGTATTAGTAGATCAAAGTCAAGGACAAAGTGCCTATGATAAGACTAAAATCATTAGTGAACTAGACAAATTTATTGAATATCTGTATTGGtacacttaaaaataaaaatgaataataatttatcttttaaaatgatatatcttTTCAGACATGAAGCAGGCAATTATATATCTGGAAGGCGGATCCTCAAGAGAACCAGATGTATTAAGaagaaaatgtaatatttatcaTAAAGTTGTTGAGACTACTCGTGGGTATGTTTTTAAGATAACtgtgaaatatttgtcattatgtGATGTAGATGACTTACTTTCATTCAAGTGACCTGTTCTTACATTTAGTACAACTTTTGCTAAATGTAAATTGAAGACTCactttgtttcattgatattttatgtAGGTCATATTTCATACAGTTATAAGTTTTTATTCAAAGCTATGTTGCTAAAGTTATGTTAATGTGGTCATGATAACATATGTATACCTATATTATTACCTAGTTACTACAAAGCAAGTAAAAACCATACATAGTAACTaagcattacaaaaaaaaactttttaaaaatcctaaacatccgtttttttttcactctttgattgaatttggATTGCTAATGGTTACTAAGATATTATATGAACTCTGACCAATATTGTAACTGGAAAGTACACAAGtttattttggcaatttttttttgtaaatgttcaGCTTCTACAgcattttttattagattttctttttctctttattttactttttgtattaaatttgttttgaacttttttcagaaaatagatttatttcgaGATAATCATTTGTGAATTGGCAACTGtcttcaatattttattctttctaAACAACTAAACAAATAACTTTAGAATTTacgtttttcttttaaaacctTGAGTCATTCAGGGGAATCAAaccttttatatcattttataatttccaCAGGACAAGAACATTAGGTTCAGCAGCTATGAATATGGTAAATGTGGCCAAAGGAAGTGGTGATGCTTATGTAGAATATGGTTTACATATCTGGGACTTTGCTGCATCAGGGGTGATACTGTTAGAGGCTGGTGGTGCTATGATTGATCCCGCAGGTAAGAACCTTGGACTTAACCTCATAAAAGGGGAGGGGGCTTACTGTCAAGGCTAGTGGTGCTATGATTCATCCCGCAGGAAAGTACCTTGGACTTAACCTCATCAGGGTGGTAGGGGGGATACTGTTAGAGGCTGGTGGTGCTATGATTGATCCAGCAGGAAAGTACCTTGGACTTAACCTCATCAGGGTGGTAGGGGGGATACTGTTAGAGGCTGGTGGTGCTATGATTGATCCAGCAGGAAAGTACCTTGGACTTAACCTTACCAGGGTGGTAGGGGGATAATGTTAGAGGCTGGTGGTGTTATGATTGATCCAGCAGGTAAGTACCTTGGATTTTACCTCACTTAGGGGGGTGGGAGGGGGGTACTGTCAGAGGCTGTTGGTGCTATGATTGTGTTCATGTTGTTAAAGCAGTCGCATTTATCTCATTTTCAATTAGATTTTTTGGCCATGCaccttcagtcatggttcattgactttgatcGTTTTGTATAGTTAACAGTAATGCCATTTTAGTTTCAACATTTGTATGCTACCATTAAATTATGTTACAGAAAAGACATATCTATGTGTCAGcagtttatttaattaattaaaattgagaatggaaatggaaattgaGGATGTGTCAGAGGAACAACTACCCAaccaaaaagcagaaaaaagcagaaataaaattgagaatggaaatggggaatgtgtcaaagagataacaacccaaccataga
This is a stretch of genomic DNA from Mytilus trossulus isolate FHL-02 chromosome 6, PNRI_Mtr1.1.1.hap1, whole genome shotgun sequence. It encodes these proteins:
- the LOC134722181 gene encoding inositol monophosphatase 1-like, encoding MSTAEIQDYLKTATGVAKEAGEVVREAFYKEKSLQTKSNYADLVTETDQAVEKQIINSLKEKYPTHKFIGEESVADGHKTEWTDDPTWIIDPIDGTTNFVHQIPHTCVCIGLSIKKQMVVGVVYAPILNEMYTGAKGLGAFCNGERISTSQQNDMKQAIIYLEGGSSREPDVLRRKCNIYHKVVETTRGTRTLGSAAMNMVNVAKGSGDAYVEYGLHIWDFAASGVILLEAGGAMIDPAGGPVDFLSRRVLCASSQSLADQLSTTIPEHIEMERD